In Erwinia pyrifoliae DSM 12163, the genomic window AATGCCCGATGGATAACCGCGGGCGTGTTAAAAGCATAAAAGTGCCAACTTATGCAGGGAAGTCATTTACTAGCCTGCTCAGGCCTCTTGGGTCATCATCACAGCTGGCCGAACGTTCTGCCTCCGTTGTGCTGGTAACTGTGATATTTTCAAACATATCAAGAACAAATTGCTGGCCTTCCCGGAAGGATGTTGTGCGCAGCATTCCCGCCACTGGGGCAATTGTTTCCAGATAAGTTAGGGCGGGGCACAGTTTTTTGTCAGGCGGTAGTTGATGCCATTCATGGATGCAGGCAGATGAGCTAAAATCACCTGCATTATCTATACAGGCATAGCCTTCGGGCAGGTGGTGCCCCGGGAAGACAAACCAACCATAATAGTCTTCATTTGCCGATGTTTTTGTTGCAAAATCTGGCATCCACCCTAATTGCGCGCTCAGGTGCACATGATGAAGGTTAACGCCCGTATGCAGTTCAAAAGCGCGCACCACGCTGGCACCACCCGCCCGATGCCCTATCTCCAGAAAAACCCAGCCAGAGGCATTTTGGAACACTTCCAGATGAAAACAGCCATGTTGGATGTCTACAGCAGCAACAACCTGACGTGAAAATGCCAGCAGTGTAGCGGGTAGTTCGCACTGTAAAGACCCAAGAGGCAGCCCTTTTGCAAAATCAAGGCAATTGCCAATATAGCGGCTGCTGACGCAAAGGGCGATTTCACCGGAGCGAACAAAGCCATCCACATGCCAGATATCGCCTTCGATGAATTCTTCAATCTGGTAACGGGCAGTATTTTTTCGTAAGTCGATATCATCAATATGGGTATTATTATTATTGAGGGCCATCAGTAACGCGCGATGAGAAGAGTAGATTTGGACATTCTCACTTGATGCTCCATCCAGCGGCTTGAGTACAAGTTTCGCTGAACTTATTGCTTCAAGGATTCTGGGGTTTTGTAGCGTGTCATTCAGAGAATAGCATGTCGGCGTCGCCAGCCCCGATGACGCCACCGCCGCTTTCATCATCAGTTTATTCCTAGAAAGTTCGGCTTCGGCAATGGACGGCCCGGGAATACCAAAATGCGCCCGGATGCGGGCTGCAACATCAACCTGGTATTCCGATAAAGCAATAAAATTGCGTGGTGCCGGTGTCTTCAAACTCATTTTTTCAATCAGTACATGAACCCCGTCTTGCTCTTGCCAAATCAATTTCTCACAGTTAAGTTCGGCGGGAATATCCGCGAGCGCAGCCTGAGTGCCAATATAAATGATAGTGTTATTGGTATGGTTTAGAATTTCATCGTAACGAACACAATAGAACGGTACTTTGTGCCATATAAAAAAGGTTTCATTCTGCATTTAATTTTGCACCAAATATAGCTATTCAACACCAGACTATAAAAACAGCCTGATCCCATTTATTTTTAATGAACCTTGTAAAAGGCATGACCGTCCAGATAACGTAATGTTCCCCAGTCGCGTAATACCACTTCTTCTGTTTTATGTTTTAATAGCACCAGCATGGGGTAAGTTGTATCATCAATCGTATGATAAATTCGATCGCCAGGCTTCACATATTCACGAATTTCCAACAGACTTTCCAGCTGGCTTATCTGTTTTTTATAAGGGTAAGCTTCAAGTATTCCTTCACAGGGACTGAGCATTGCCACAGATGAAAAATAATAATTCAGCGTATAAGGAATATCGTACAGCGCATGGAATTTCTCAGGGTCGGTGTAGGCCAACTGAGTCCAGTTAAGTTGTGATTGTCCAGTGGCAAGTTCGGCATAATAAGGCATATCGCCACCGGCGATGCGAGCGCCTATTTCTACCAGGCAAGGGCCATCATCACACATTTTTATTTCCATATGTCCTGGCCCGTACTGAATATTCATGGCATTAAGCACCTGTAATGCATAAGAAACCAGAGTCTCCTGAATTTCCCCATGGCGCGGCATAATATGTATGGAATCACCCATATCAAGAAAGCCATTTACGCTGACTCGGGTGGTTCTCCAGATATCGGTTACCCGGTGTTTACCTTGACAGGACACGGTATTCACCACATATTCCGTGCCGCACAGATATTCCTGCGCCACCACTTCTTGGTTGATTTCTGAGAAGATATTTTTTTTCCCGATAATCGCCTGCAATGCGGCGTTAGACGCTTCCGGCGTGTCGCAAAAATGAACGCCTTCGCCGGCAGCGCTGCGCGCCGGTTTTACCACAATCCGCCCACCTGTCTTTTGGTGCCAGAGACGCAGCGCATCTCCATTTGCAGGAAGACATTGCCGCGTTGCAGGAAGCCCGACGCTGCGCAGGCGTTCTATCATGGTGTATTTGTGGCGTCGGGCGGCGCTGAGTGCGGTGCCATTTGATGCAAGACCAAGATTCTCGCTTAAAATATCGGCCAGTTCCACGCCAATTTCCCCGCCGGCAATGATGGCCACCGGGTTAAGACTGGCCACTTTTTGTAGCGTGACCGCCAGGTCGCCTTGGTGAATAATATTTTCACAATAATCGTCAAGGCTGAAGGAGCCTTTATAAATGTCCGGGATTTCCGGGGTGCTCTGCACGCGCGCGCACCGGTATCCCTGACGAATAAATTCAGGTGCTAAACGTCGCGTGGGCGAATAGGCATCAACAATAATCACAATACCTTTATTTTCCATGTTAATGGTCTCACTGTTAATTACGTTTGGCATAAGCGTGCGAATGATTAATCGCTGTATTTATTTTATGCAGTAACTTTGCCAGCTAGTTGGCAGGTACATGCCCCTTTCATCAAAATAATCGGCCCAGTTATTGCTTTTCCGGTACATCACCCGCCAAACAATATCCACGGCGCGTTGCAGTAACTCACTATATCCGGGGGTTGATGAACATACCCAGGTTTCGGGGCGGGCGCGTTGCGTAAATTCCGTAATATCACAATCATCACAGCAGATCGCCGCGCCGAGCCACAACGCGCCTTCCTGATGCATACGTGCCAGAATAGAAAAATGCGCGCCCAGATAAAAAGTCACCCCGCCAGCGCCGTGGCCGCCTTTGCTGCTGGTGCCAATCTCCGGTATCGGGTACCCATGATGCGCCTGTAGC contains:
- a CDS encoding ATP-grasp domain-containing protein; the encoded protein is MENKGIVIIVDAYSPTRRLAPEFIRQGYRCARVQSTPEIPDIYKGSFSLDDYCENIIHQGDLAVTLQKVASLNPVAIIAGGEIGVELADILSENLGLASNGTALSAARRHKYTMIERLRSVGLPATRQCLPANGDALRLWHQKTGGRIVVKPARSAAGEGVHFCDTPEASNAALQAIIGKKNIFSEINQEVVAQEYLCGTEYVVNTVSCQGKHRVTDIWRTTRVSVNGFLDMGDSIHIMPRHGEIQETLVSYALQVLNAMNIQYGPGHMEIKMCDDGPCLVEIGARIAGGDMPYYAELATGQSQLNWTQLAYTDPEKFHALYDIPYTLNYYFSSVAMLSPCEGILEAYPYKKQISQLESLLEIREYVKPGDRIYHTIDDTTYPMLVLLKHKTEEVVLRDWGTLRYLDGHAFYKVH
- a CDS encoding ATP-grasp domain-containing protein, coding for MQNETFFIWHKVPFYCVRYDEILNHTNNTIIYIGTQAALADIPAELNCEKLIWQEQDGVHVLIEKMSLKTPAPRNFIALSEYQVDVAARIRAHFGIPGPSIAEAELSRNKLMMKAAVASSGLATPTCYSLNDTLQNPRILEAISSAKLVLKPLDGASSENVQIYSSHRALLMALNNNNTHIDDIDLRKNTARYQIEEFIEGDIWHVDGFVRSGEIALCVSSRYIGNCLDFAKGLPLGSLQCELPATLLAFSRQVVAAVDIQHGCFHLEVFQNASGWVFLEIGHRAGGASVVRAFELHTGVNLHHVHLSAQLGWMPDFATKTSANEDYYGWFVFPGHHLPEGYACIDNAGDFSSSACIHEWHQLPPDKKLCPALTYLETIAPVAGMLRTTSFREGQQFVLDMFENITVTSTTEAERSASCDDDPRGLSRLVNDFPA